The Euphorbia lathyris chromosome 2, ddEupLath1.1, whole genome shotgun sequence genome includes a window with the following:
- the LOC136219213 gene encoding uncharacterized protein yields MAGVAIVLDLLRKNPHCYSSQISASTAVSAAAASIAAAGTPFASRFLFGNSRIPVAHCDAGAVLSDDYISNIRKASGDIFQHDSLKYTTKEYYFDLKPLFSAFEMKQLAITSLRSFLLFYLPLLEPNSNADEDDDDFLQDAPEDRHIDLVVPFKKSVKQIARETTVVTTRRILERLAVHYVSQRMAWKLLKDVPKSAVRKAERGMPAYLYIFRVSRTTFRGHFLGVGASWLIQVGIEVYRFFSRLAKSEEENHNVDKEQVTILGKKITGVTLRCGASLVFASVGAGIGATLIRPSTGQWIGCLIGDLAGPVLVSFCLEKVLHTDL; encoded by the exons ATGGCCGGTGTTGCAATAGTTTTGGATCTATTGAGAAAGAATCCCCACTGCTATTCTTCCCAAATCTCCGCTTCTACCGCTGTCTCCGCTGCCGCCGCTTCCATCGCTGCTGCCGGAACCCCTTTTGCTTCTAGATTCTTATTTGG CAATTCCAGGATACCTGTTGCTCATTGTGATGCTGGTGCAGTATTATCTGATGATTACATTTCTAATATACGAAAAGCATCAGGAGATATTTTTCAGCATGATTCTCTCAAATACACTACCAAGGAGTACTATTTTGATTTAAAACCTCTATTCTCAGCTTTTGAAATGAAGCAACTAGCAATTACATCTTTGAGGTCATTTTTGCTGTTCTATTTGCCTCTTCTGGAGCCTAATTCAAATGCAGATGAGGACGATGATGACTTTCTCCAGGATGCTCCAGAAGATCGCCATATAGATTTGGTTGTTCCCTTCAAAAAATCAGTAAAGCAAATTGCTCGTGAG ACTACTGTTGTTACCACAAGAAGGATTCTGGAAAGGCTTGCAGTGCACTATGTTTCACAGCGGATGGCTTGGAAACTTCTAAAAG ATGTCCCGAAATCAGCTGTGCGCAAAGCTGAAAGGGGAATGCCCGCTTATCTTTACATCTTCAGAGTTAGCAGGACAACTTTTAGAG GACACTTTTTAGGAGTTGGTGCATCTTGGCTTATACAAGTTGGCATCGAAGTTTATCGATTCTTTTCTCGGTTAGCAAAATCCGAAGAAGAAAACCACAATGTTGATAAAGAACAAGTTACAATCCTTGGGAAGAAAATAACTGGTGTTACTCTGAGGTGTGGTGCATCTCTCGTTTTTGCTTCTGTTGGGGCAGGGATTGGTGCTACCCTAATTCGCCCTTCAACTGGCCAGTGGATCG GTTGTCTTATTGGGGATTTGGCTGGCCCTGTTCTTGTTTCATTTTGTCTAGAAAAGGTTCTGCATACCGACCTTTAA